Proteins encoded by one window of Mesorhizobium sp. INR15:
- a CDS encoding ABC transporter substrate-binding protein, with product MNRVFSGIAVAALLLASTFTSVSARADDLEKIKAAGELKISMSGQYPPFNFVNDQNEVVGFDADIGKAIAERIGVKGTIITTAWDGIIAGLLANKYDTVVGSMTITPEREKVVDFVGPYYHAGRAVFVNEASTVKSLDELKGKTIGVTLGETHEKWAREKGGWDIRTYKGLPELLLELRAGRVDAIVVDNIPVMIAVKETGEKVRQLDTPNIEGGSVAIGIAIRKDNPELKAAMQKALDGMMADGSYEKISKQWVGSDIR from the coding sequence ATGAACAGAGTATTTTCCGGCATCGCGGTCGCGGCCCTGCTGCTTGCATCGACCTTCACTAGCGTTTCGGCCAGGGCCGATGACCTGGAGAAGATCAAGGCCGCGGGCGAATTGAAGATCTCCATGAGCGGGCAGTATCCGCCCTTCAACTTCGTCAACGACCAGAACGAGGTCGTCGGCTTCGACGCCGATATCGGCAAGGCGATCGCCGAGCGTATCGGCGTCAAGGGCACGATCATCACCACCGCCTGGGATGGCATCATCGCCGGCCTGCTTGCCAACAAATACGACACCGTCGTCGGCTCGATGACGATCACGCCGGAGCGCGAAAAAGTCGTCGATTTCGTCGGCCCGTACTACCACGCCGGTCGCGCGGTGTTCGTCAACGAAGCATCGACGGTGAAGAGCCTGGACGAACTCAAAGGCAAGACGATTGGCGTCACGCTGGGCGAAACGCATGAGAAGTGGGCGCGCGAAAAGGGCGGGTGGGACATCCGTACCTACAAGGGCCTACCTGAACTGTTGCTGGAGCTGCGGGCCGGTCGCGTCGACGCAATCGTCGTCGATAACATTCCCGTCATGATCGCCGTCAAGGAGACGGGCGAGAAGGTCCGCCAGCTCGACACGCCCAACATCGAAGGCGGCAGCGTCGCCATCGGCATCGCCATCCGCAAGGACAATCCCGAGCTCAAGGCGGCCATGCAGAAGGCGCTGGACGGCATGATGGCCGACGGCAGCTACGAGAAGATCTCCAAGCAATGGGTTGGCAGCGACATCCGCTAA
- a CDS encoding amino acid ABC transporter permease: MDFSLMQRVFPFFVEAALVTIEITALALILGLAVAALTAAARMSRSAVLRTAGTLYVSLFRGTPCLIQLFVLYFGGPQIGINLEPFSAGFIGLGLNIGAYMAESIRGALVAVDRGQTEAARTIGFSRFQTLRKVVLPQAARLMIRPLGVNTVALLKGSALVSTISVVELTYTAQRFIGSTYKPFEIFGVAALLYMVMVYAVARVVDLLDKRFAIV, encoded by the coding sequence ATGGATTTCTCCTTGATGCAGCGCGTCTTCCCGTTCTTCGTGGAAGCCGCGCTGGTGACGATCGAAATCACAGCGCTGGCCCTGATCCTGGGGCTAGCGGTCGCGGCACTGACCGCGGCCGCGCGCATGTCGAGATCAGCGGTCCTGCGCACGGCCGGCACGCTATATGTCAGCCTGTTTCGTGGAACGCCCTGCTTGATACAGCTCTTTGTGCTGTATTTCGGCGGCCCGCAGATCGGCATCAATCTGGAGCCGTTCTCGGCAGGCTTCATCGGCCTTGGCCTCAACATCGGTGCCTATATGGCGGAATCGATCCGAGGCGCGCTGGTCGCGGTCGACCGAGGCCAGACCGAGGCCGCCCGCACCATAGGCTTCAGCCGCTTCCAAACGCTGCGCAAAGTGGTGCTGCCGCAGGCCGCGCGGCTGATGATCCGGCCGCTCGGCGTCAATACGGTGGCGCTGCTTAAAGGATCGGCCCTGGTCTCGACAATCTCGGTTGTCGAACTGACTTATACGGCCCAACGCTTCATCGGCTCGACCTACAAGCCGTTCGAGATTTTTGGCGTGGCGGCCCTGCTCTACATGGTGATGGTCTATGCCGTCGCCAGGGTCGTCGACCTGCTCGACAAACGTTTCGCGATCGTCTGA
- a CDS encoding amino acid ABC transporter permease produces the protein MQGLDFSVVLPYWDLLLTGAWWTAVLTVSAGVLSFAFGIVFAVIVLYAPRVVAYPVRAFMWLFMGTPLLLQLFLIYFGLVQIGIDIPALAAGIIGLGLHFAVYNADIIRAGIVAVDAGQTEGARSIGFGKWQALRYVVIPQAVRNTAPPIGGNLIALLKESSIVSIIGIAELVHSAQLAISETFRPFEFYITAAALYYILNLVLEAGLRRFERNVEISR, from the coding sequence ATGCAAGGCTTGGATTTCTCCGTCGTTCTGCCCTACTGGGACCTGCTGCTTACCGGCGCCTGGTGGACGGCGGTGCTGACGGTTTCGGCGGGCGTGCTGAGCTTCGCCTTCGGCATCGTGTTTGCCGTCATCGTGCTCTACGCGCCGAGGGTCGTCGCCTACCCGGTGCGTGCCTTCATGTGGCTGTTCATGGGCACGCCGCTCCTGCTGCAGCTGTTCCTGATCTATTTCGGTCTGGTGCAGATCGGCATCGATATCCCAGCCCTTGCCGCCGGCATTATCGGGCTTGGCCTGCACTTCGCCGTCTACAATGCCGATATCATACGCGCCGGCATCGTCGCGGTTGATGCCGGACAGACGGAAGGCGCGCGCAGCATCGGCTTCGGCAAATGGCAGGCGCTACGCTATGTCGTGATCCCGCAGGCTGTCCGCAACACGGCGCCACCGATCGGCGGCAATCTGATCGCGCTGTTGAAGGAATCCTCGATCGTGTCGATCATCGGCATCGCCGAATTGGTTCATTCGGCGCAACTGGCGATCAGCGAGACGTTCCGGCCATTCGAATTCTACATCACGGCGGCCGCGCTTTATTACATTTTGAACCTCGTGCTCGAAGCAGGCCTGCGCCGGTTCGAACGCAACGTGGAGATTTCGCGATGA
- a CDS encoding amino acid ABC transporter ATP-binding protein has protein sequence MSTQQPMVEVRGARKSFGAVEVLKGIDLSVDRGQIVAIIGPSGSGKSTLLRSINHLESLNGGEVWLDGVQVNQSLHGQAFERHINKVRQQMGMVFQHFNLFPHLTVLENITMGPVILKGMPKPQARELALGLLAKVGLAEKIDAYPSRLSGGQKQRVAIARALAMQPKVMLFDEATSALDPELVDEVNAVMKQLAAEHMTMLIVTHEMRFAGEVADRVLFMDGGVVVEEGPPAEMFRAPRKERTRSFLKKYLSA, from the coding sequence ATGAGCACGCAACAGCCAATGGTCGAGGTCCGTGGCGCACGGAAATCATTCGGCGCCGTCGAAGTCCTCAAGGGCATCGATCTCTCGGTTGATCGCGGGCAGATCGTGGCGATCATCGGGCCGAGCGGTTCGGGCAAGAGCACGCTGCTGCGCTCCATCAACCATCTGGAATCGCTCAACGGCGGCGAGGTCTGGCTCGACGGCGTGCAGGTCAACCAGTCCTTGCACGGCCAGGCTTTCGAGCGGCACATCAACAAGGTGCGCCAGCAGATGGGCATGGTGTTCCAGCACTTCAACCTGTTCCCGCACCTGACCGTGCTCGAAAACATCACCATGGGGCCGGTGATCCTGAAAGGCATGCCGAAGCCGCAAGCGCGTGAGCTGGCGCTTGGCCTGTTGGCCAAGGTTGGCCTCGCCGAGAAGATCGACGCCTATCCGTCGCGGCTTTCCGGCGGCCAGAAACAGCGGGTGGCCATTGCCCGCGCGCTGGCTATGCAGCCCAAGGTGATGCTGTTCGATGAAGCGACCTCGGCGCTCGATCCCGAACTCGTCGACGAGGTCAACGCGGTGATGAAACAGCTTGCCGCCGAGCACATGACCATGCTGATCGTGACCCATGAGATGCGTTTTGCCGGCGAAGTGGCAGACAGGGTGCTGTTCATGGACGGCGGCGTTGTCGTCGAGGAAGGCCCGCCGGCAGAGATGTTCCGCGCGCCTCGGAAGGAGCGCACCCGCAGCTTCCTCAAGAAATATCTCTCCGCATGA
- a CDS encoding N,N-dimethylformamidase beta subunit family domain-containing protein, translated as MTNLPTEFPDFGLTAEQRRHAVRGHYYEWPGMDGERGEIWCYSDRFSYRAGETVTLHVSSTATQFGMVIVRDGGTETKAFETSGIASRWQDTPDQCSALGCGWQASFEFRVDADWPSGAYRITLTADGGDGQPIQCHHLFIVTPQAGKKPGRVLQVAATGTWLAYNTWGGSNHYQGITGPERNQYSPVVSTQRPWCRGFVLLPKGAPRVPLEVAVPPKTIPRYPHMEWALATGHSKKYASSGWASYDSHMFRFAERSGYAIDLASQHDLHFSPEILDGYDCAVFVGHDEYWTWEMRDAVDRYVERGGHAARFAGNFMWQTRLEDEGRRQVCYKYRARAEDPVYQSGDVTRATNSWEAPEIGRPGCATFGLNATRGVYAGWGGCAPRGVRGFPVYRPEHWAFAGTGIYYGDLLGADSHVYGYEVDGLDFEIRGGLPYPTATSGAPDGLQVLAVGMASQVEESADIPIEDQFLTDEDGRFTAETLFGEASDANLDKVKRGNGMIVNFPRGKGEVFHAGSCEWVAGLLRQDPMVEQVTCNVLDHYLGKS; from the coding sequence ATGACCAATCTTCCTACTGAATTCCCCGATTTCGGGCTGACAGCCGAGCAGCGCCGCCACGCGGTGCGCGGCCACTATTACGAGTGGCCCGGCATGGATGGCGAGCGTGGCGAAATCTGGTGCTACAGCGACCGATTTTCCTACCGCGCCGGCGAGACGGTGACCCTTCATGTCAGCTCGACGGCCACTCAGTTCGGCATGGTGATCGTCCGGGATGGCGGCACCGAAACAAAGGCGTTCGAAACGTCGGGTATAGCGTCACGGTGGCAGGACACGCCCGACCAATGTTCGGCGCTGGGCTGCGGCTGGCAGGCGTCGTTTGAATTCCGTGTCGATGCCGACTGGCCGTCCGGCGCCTATCGGATCACGCTGACAGCCGACGGCGGCGACGGCCAGCCGATCCAATGCCACCATCTTTTCATTGTCACTCCACAAGCCGGCAAGAAGCCCGGGCGCGTGCTGCAAGTGGCGGCAACAGGAACCTGGCTTGCCTACAACACCTGGGGCGGCTCCAACCACTACCAAGGCATCACCGGACCGGAGCGCAACCAATATTCCCCCGTCGTGTCGACGCAGCGTCCCTGGTGCCGTGGCTTCGTCCTACTGCCCAAAGGCGCACCGCGTGTGCCACTGGAAGTCGCGGTGCCTCCGAAAACGATACCGCGCTATCCACACATGGAGTGGGCACTGGCGACTGGACATTCGAAGAAATACGCTTCGTCCGGCTGGGCAAGCTATGACAGCCACATGTTCCGCTTCGCCGAACGTTCCGGCTACGCAATTGATCTCGCCAGCCAGCACGACCTGCATTTCTCGCCGGAGATTCTCGACGGCTACGACTGTGCCGTCTTCGTCGGCCACGACGAATACTGGACATGGGAGATGCGCGACGCCGTCGACCGCTATGTCGAGCGCGGCGGCCACGCGGCACGTTTCGCCGGCAACTTCATGTGGCAGACGCGGCTGGAGGACGAGGGCCGCCGGCAGGTTTGCTACAAATACCGCGCCCGCGCCGAGGACCCGGTCTACCAGAGCGGCGACGTGACCCGCGCCACCAACTCCTGGGAAGCGCCAGAGATCGGCAGGCCGGGCTGCGCTACATTTGGGCTGAATGCGACCAGGGGCGTCTATGCCGGCTGGGGCGGCTGCGCGCCGCGCGGCGTGCGCGGCTTTCCGGTCTACAGGCCCGAGCACTGGGCCTTTGCCGGAACCGGTATCTATTACGGCGACCTGCTCGGCGCTGACAGCCATGTCTATGGCTATGAGGTGGATGGGCTCGATTTCGAGATACGCGGCGGCCTGCCCTATCCCACCGCCACCAGCGGCGCACCGGACGGCCTGCAAGTGCTGGCGGTCGGCATGGCCAGCCAGGTCGAAGAGAGCGCCGACATCCCGATCGAGGACCAGTTCCTTACCGACGAGGATGGCCGCTTCACCGCCGAAACGCTGTTTGGCGAGGCCAGCGACGCCAATCTCGACAAGGTCAAGCGCGGCAATGGCATGATCGTCAATTTCCCGCGCGGCAAAGGTGAGGTGTTCCATGCCGGAAGCTGCGAATGGGTCGCCGGCCTGCTAAGACAAGACCCAATGGTCGAACAAGTCACCTGCAATGTCCTTGACCACTATCTCGGAAAGTCCTGA